A stretch of Arachis hypogaea cultivar Tifrunner chromosome 15, arahy.Tifrunner.gnm2.J5K5, whole genome shotgun sequence DNA encodes these proteins:
- the LOC114925330 gene encoding uncharacterized protein — MSFFTQLNAIVNIVGAFCKRHDQLQEAQEIENAKLIANDELETDQCANQMGTLRRAGDTRWSSHFHSICSLIRMFAATHIVFNNIIDDGTTSAQRGEAYGVNKVLSSFEFVFSLHLMKEIMGITNILCQALQQKFQVILNTMHVIFTSKLLLQKLRDNGWYNLLEIVKKFCEKHEIDIPDMSTQYTVGRGRSRQPMYFWPQLTLKYKS; from the coding sequence ATGAGTTTTTTCACACAATTGAATGCTATTGTCAATATTGTTGGTGCATTTTGCAAACGACATGATCAATTACAAGAAGCTCAAGAAATTGAAAATGCAAAATTGATTGCCAATGATGAGCTAGAAACAGATCAATGTGCAAATCAAATGGGCACTTTACGAAGAGCTGGAGATACAAGATGGAGttctcactttcattctatttgtaGTTTGATAAGAATGTTTGCAGCTACTCATATCGTTTTTAATAACATTATTGATGATGGTACAACTTCTGCTCAAAGAGGTGAGGCTTATGGTGTCAACAAAGTGCTATCctcatttgaatttgttttttcgTTACATTTGATGAAGGAAATTATGGGGATTACTaatattttgtgccaagcattgCAACAAAAATTTCAAGTTATTTTGAATACAATGCATGTTATTTTTACATCAAAACTACTTCTTCAAAAATTGAGGGATAATGGTTGGTACAATTTACTTGAGATTGTTAAGAAATTTTGTGAGAAACATGAAATTGACATCCCTGATATGAGTACACAATACACAgttggaagaggtcgatctcgTCAACCAATGTATTTTTGGCCGCAATTGACTCTCAAATACAAGAGTTAA
- the LOC112749779 gene encoding late embryogenesis abundant protein At5g17165: protein MAANSSSRGITALGKRLCTNRIWNSNSSSLSPALASRKAGYSSVYDKNPDEQAHAGAVPDDVIHATQSGKYWAPNPHTGVFGPPAGTDQPTPPPTADAIKDSVLEEKAWFRPTSLEDLEKPHNLP from the exons ATGGCCGCCAATTCGAGCAGTCGAGGGATCACTGCCTTGGGGAAGCGACTCTGCACAAACCGGATCTGGAACTCCAACTCCTCTTCCCTTTCCCCTGCCCTCGCTTCTag GAAGGCAGGATACAGCTCGGTGTACGACAAGAACCCGGATGAGCAGGCACACGCTGGTGCAGTCCCCGACGATGTGATCCATGCAACACAATCCGGCAAGTATTGGGCCCCAAACCCACATACTGGAGTATTTGGTCCTCCTGCCGGCACCGACCAACCCACTCCTCCTCCCACCGCTGATGCCATCAAGGACTCCGTTCTGGAGGAGAAGGCCTGGTTCCGCCCCACCAGTCTCGAGGACCTTGAGAAGCCCCACAATCTTCCTTAG
- the LOC112749778 gene encoding uncharacterized protein has translation MSLRIKAVVDKFVQELKEALDADIQDRIMKEREMQSYIEEREREVAEREAAWKAELSRREAEIARQEARLKMERDNLEKEKSVLMGTASNQDNQDGALEITVSGEKYRCLRFSKAKK, from the exons ATGTCTCTTCGTATAAAGGCTGTGGTAGATAAGTTTGTTCAAGAGTTGAAAGAAGCATTAGATGCTGATATTCAAGATAGGATCATGAAGGAGAGAGAGATGCAAAGTTATATTGAAGAGCGTGAGCGTGAAGTAGCGGAGCGTGAAGCTGCATGGAAGGCTGAACTTTCTCGTCGTGAG GCAGAGATTGCGCGTCAAGAGGCAAGGCTGAAGATGGAAAGAGACAACCTTGAGAAAGAAAAAAGTGTCTTAATGGGAACTGCCTCAAATCAAGATAACCAAGATGGAGCTCTTGAAATTACAGTGAGCGGCGAAAAGTACCGATGCCTTAGATTCTCCAAGGCAAAGAAATGA